Below is a window of Corynebacterium kalinowskii DNA.
CATCGACGGTTGCCTTGACAGAGTTGCGGATGTAACTGGTCTGCTCATTAATCAAGTTCTGGCGAGTGCCGTCCGGGTTGAGAGCATCTTCAGTGGCTTCCGTCAGCGAAGTGCGCTGGGAGTAAGGCAGATTGTTGAGCGTGGTGTAGCCATCAACGATCCACTTGATCCGGCCGTCGATAACCGCAGGGTAGGTAGCGGAATCGGCGGTGACCCAAGGAGCCACCTTTTGGACGCGGGTGCGTGGGTCGCGCTCGAAAACGATCTTGGAGCCTTCGCCGATGCGGTCGGAAAGCACAAGGTTCATTTCCTGGTAGCGCAGGGCGAACATGGCGCGGTTGAAGATGTTGGACACATCCACGCCGCCATTGCCGTCGTAGGTGAAGTTCACACCGTCCGCGTCATACTCCACTGGGTTTCCAGAGGTACCGACGATGGCGTAGTCCACGTTCGGATGCACATCAGAGATCACCGGACCGTAGTAGACACGAGGCTGCTCAACCTTAATGCCCATGTCATTCTCGCCACCCCGCTCCTGAGTCTGCAGGTCGGACACCGAGTACAGCGGGTAGCCGCCACGCGTCGATCCAACGTCGCGAGCAACTTCATCCACCTGGTTCGCCGGCGCGCCAATGAAACCATTGCCGTGGGTGTACACCGTGTGGCGGTTGATCCAATCCTGCTGGTTTCCAGCCAACGCATTCGGGTCGAGCTCACGCACGGCGACAACGTAGTCCCGCAGCTGGCCATCGACGTTGTAGCGGTCAATAGACAGGGTCTCTGGGAAGCCATAGAAGTTCTTCAGCTGTTGCTGCTGGGTGAACGTCTTGGACAGCACTTCCGGGTCAAGGAGTCGAATATTGGACAAGGTGGCTTCGTCGGAAGCAACCTCCTCAGCACCGGCACCGTCAGTGCCCCAGTTGGTTTCGTATTTCACCTTGTCATCGGTCAGGCCGTAGGCGTAACGGGTCATCTCGATGTTGCGGCTAATGGATTCAGCTTCCTTTTGCGCACGGTTCGGCTTGACCGAGAACTGCTCCATCATGAGTGGCCAAGCCACTCCGATGACCAAGGAAGACAACAGCATGAGGACGGCAGCGAGCACCGGAATACGCAAGTCCTTCAGAAATACCGCGGAGAAGAATGCAGCAGCCACGACCAGTGCGATGACCATGAGCACGATCTTCGCAGGGAGATAGGCATTGAGGTCCGTGTAGGAAGCACCGTGGAAGGTTTGGTGTTGGTTGCCCATGAGGTCGTAGCGGTCGAGCCAGTAGCCCGCCACTTTCACCAGCATCCAGAGACCGGCGGTCAGCGCCAGTTGAGTGCGGGCCGCGTAGGAGACATAGCTCTTTATTCCTGGGGCACCTGCTCGGATGCTGCCAAGCAAGTAATGTCCCACCAGCGCGATGAAAAACGCGATAACCAGCAAGATGGAAAGAGTGTCCGTAATAATACGGAACATCGGCAGCACAAAGGCGTAAAAGCCCAGGTCCATACCGAACTCAGGGTCTTTCACTCCAAAATCTTCACGGTTCAGAAACAGCAGTACCGTGCGCCAGGTGGATTGCCCCGCCAGTCCTGCAAGCACACCAACGAGGATGGGCAGGCCAACCAGCAGCTTGCGCAGTGATGCTTCCACCATCTTGCGGTAGCCATGGATGGGGCTATCGAGATCAAAGGAATCCAGAGTGTCGGGTCGGTTACGGAAGGCCAGGAACCCTGCCGTCCACACGATCGCTGCGGAGAAGATAAAGAAGATCAGGAATAAAATGATGCGGGTCACCAACTTGGTGGTGAACACGCCACGGTAGTCGACCTCCCCGTACCACATCCAGTCGGTGAAATACGTGACCGCCAGTGGCGCTGCGACGATAATGAGGGTCAGTACGGTAAGGATGGTGCTGAGCCCCTTGGACGAGCGTCTAGCTGGGGGTCGTAGGCTGGTCGCCAATTCCAACTCCTTCGTAGGTTGCCGGTATTGTCCTATACTCTACGGATTTTAGTATTGCCGGGATCCAAGTACCCCTGACTCACGCAAAGGCTGGACATGACACAGAACGCAGCGCTCAACAAGGCCATGCTCGAGGCCGTGGATTTCATCCACGCCGAGGGGTGGGACGCAGACCCAACGTTGTTCGCACTGGTGGGCATCGAAAAGCTTGGGCTCCCTGAGGAAGAGGGACCCCTCGCCCTTGTGGTGCAGGATAATATCCCCGGCGCGATCGAGGACTTCCTGCCCACCGTGGCGTGGCCCGCAGAAGTTGAGGGCGTGGTGCTGGCGCAGGAAATTATGTTCAGCGACGCAGGTGCCCCGGCGCGGCCGGCCCGGTTGTATTCTGGCGTGCTTCGCGACGGCTCCGAGCTCACACTGCTTCAGATTCGCCCCACGGAGGAAGAGCTGGCGGAACCGTTTGCCGAAGACAAGATCGATCTTCGTGGTGGCCCCGGCGTAGCGCCAGAGGTGATTCAGGCGCTACGCTACACCTTGGAAGCTCCTACGGAAGATTTTTAGGTTAATGACTGCTGAAGTGCCCACACGCCTCAAGACCGGATTCGCAGCCGCGCTCGTCTCGGTTGCTGTCTTTGGCCTTTCTGCCTGCAGCAAGGACGCTCCGGCCCCGGAACCTTCCGCTCCTCCTGTGGCGAGTCAGACTTCGGATCCCGAAACTTCTACATCCGCCACCACTTCGGCTCCGGTATCTAGCGAACGCCCGGAGAAGACGGCAGCCACTTCAGTGCGCAAGGAAGCGTCCTCGGTACGCAAGGTGGCCGAGCTGTATGGCACTTTGGCCCCGGAAGAGTTCTTCCAAATGTTTGAAGATTGCGCCCCCAACGGCATCCCGGACTCCAGCGCATGTACCGGCCCGGAGGTAGGTCAGTTCCAGTTCTTTAAGGGCGATGCCAAAGCTGCGTCCACCACCCAGCTGCTGACGGAACTGCGCAGCTCACGCGTAGTGGAAGACTCCGGCGACCGGATCGTCGGTTGGTCCACCCTGGGCACCACGGCTGTGATTACCGTGGTGGACAACAAAAAGGGACTGACCATGCAGCAGATGGTTTCCTCCGACAAGCAGGACCCATTGGAGCGAATCTACGACCTCGGTTTGGCGCAGCGCCCGGCGACCGCCACTGCTTCCCCATCCTCCGAGCCCGAAGCGGTCTAATTTCCGCAGGTAGTTGGAGCGCCACCGGTGTTGTAGGCATCCAGCTGGCGGACTGCTTCGTCCAAGGTCCCCACCTTCAGGAGCGTGATTCCCTCCACCTTTGCTGACGCCGCCTCCGCGCAGTTAGCCGCTGGAGTGAGGAACACCTGAGCGCCCGCATCCTTGGCCGCACGTACCTTGTGGGTGATGCCACCGATCGGTCCAACAGCTCCGGCTTCATCGATCGTGCCCGTCCCGGCAATGAACTTTCCACCAGTTAGCGAGCCCGGGCTCAGTTTATCCACCACTGCTAGGGAAAACATCAATCCAGCGCTAGGTCCACCAATGTCTTCGAGGTTGTACTCGATCTTGGTGTTATCGGCAGGCACTGATGTCATCGTGATGCCAAGGAATCCTTTGCCAGTATGCGGGTTCTCCCCTAATGTCACCTCGTGTTGCCCACCGCCGGAGAAACCGATCTTGACCTTGTCCCCCGGGTTCTTTCCCGCGATCATCTCGCGCAGCTGAGTCGGAGAATGAACACTAGCGTCATCGATGCTCACGATCTGATCGCCTACCGTGACTAGGTCCTTTGCTGGCGCTTCAGGCATGATTTCCACGACCTCCACCACGGTCGGACGACCGAGGTAGCTGTAGGCAGCCAACGTCGCGGAAGATTCCGAGTCAGTGAACGCCAGTTGGTTTTGCTCGGTGATCTCTTCCTCCGACATATCGGGCGGGAAAATCGATTCAATAGGCACCAGGGTGTCGTCGCTGAGTAGCCAACGGCTCATCGCTTGGGCGAGGGTCATTTGGGTGCGCACAGACACCGTGGTCATGTTCAGGTTGCCATCGGTGCGGTCGACCTCGGTGCCGGAGATGTCAACAATGTTTTTGCCTTCATAGTCCGCCAGGGTGTTGTAGGTAGGCCCAGGTCCCTCCGCCGCATAAGGCACGGTGAGCGGAATGTCCGTGAACGGCACGGTGGGAGCAGAAATGAGGTAGCTAAACGCCACTACTGGGATAGCGCCCCAGATAACGGTCCTTGATCGACGATTCACGCCTTGCAACCTTACCCGCTCGCACACTGTTCGCTAACAGCGTTGGGCTGGAACGGCCGAACACGGGTTGCGCTGCGGTACTTTGGAGACTATGAGCGACAACAATAATTTCTTTTTCGGCGGTAACTTTGGCGGCCCCGGGGGCAACTTCGGCGACTTTTTTAATCAGCTCGGCAAAATGTTCGGCGGCGGTTTCGAAGCCGGTGGCTCCAGCGAGCCCGTTAACTACGAATTAGCTGAGCGCATTGCCAAGCAACAAATCGGCAAGGTCACGCCGGTGGGGCCACAAGAGACCTCGGCGGTCACCGACACGGTGCGCCTGGCCGACATGTGGCTTGACGACGCCACCGTCCTTCCATCTTCCGAAGGCACCGTATCCGCCTGGAATGCCGAACAATGGCTCGAGGCGACGCTACCTACGTGGAAGCGATTTGTTACCCCAGTAGCTCAGCGCATGAATGAGGCGCAGCTCGAGCAGCTCCCCGAAGAAGCCCGAGAGATGGTCGGCCCAATGATGCAGATCATGAATTCCATGTCAGGGATGAACTTCGGCATGCAACTGGGACACTCCCTGGGCGATCTCGCTAGCCAGGCCCTGACCGGCTCTGATTTCGGCCTGCCAGTGGTACCTAGTGGCACCATCGCGATCATGCCGCAGCATGTCAAGGCGATAGCCAAGGATCTTGAGGTCACCGAACTGGACATCCTCATGTACGTGTGTGCGCGTGAAGCCGCCCGTCAGCGACTGTTTAAGCACGTGCCATGGCTAGTGGAGCGCCTGGTGTCCTCCGTCGAGGAATACGCCGCTGGGCTAGTTATCGACACCTCCCACATCGAGGAAGCCACACGCGAACTCGGCCTCGAATCCGGGGATCCAGAAAAGATTCAAGAGGCAATGCAACGCCTCCAAAACCTGGATCTCTCCCCGAAGATCACTTCCCGTAATGCTGGGGCTACCAGCAGGCTGGAGACCATGCTCGCGCTGGTGGAAGGCTGGGTCGAGTTGGTGGTTACCCAGGCGATGGGCGAACGAGTGCCGTCGACAAGCGCCTTGAATGAAGCCTGGCGTCGCCGTCGCGCGACCGGCGGATCTGCGGAAAAGGCCTTCTCCCGTGTGGTGGGCATTGAGTTCTCCGCTCCGAAGGTCGCTGAAGCAATGGAGCTGTGGCGCCGCGTGGAAATTGCGGTGGGTATGCAGCGTCGCGATGCGATCTGGGATCACCCGGACTTCTTGCCTGTTGCCGAAGACCTCGACAACTCCGCCGCCTTCATCGACGCACTGCTGGACCAGGGTGGCAACGATGAATTCGACCCCATCGCAGAAATCAACGCTCTCGAAGAAATGCTGAAGAACGAGGCCGAGAAGAAGGACGACGAGGGCAAGGAAGACTAAAACTGGCGGGCGTAGGCCTCTAGGTAGCCTTTCGCTCGTTCAGCCAGTGGAGCGCGATCGGCCCACTCCCAGAACTCTGCGGAGTGGCCGGAGCGAATAAAGGTATGGACGAGCTCGTGGACGATCACCGCATCCAGCACGTAGCTCGGCACGTCCTGCAAGCGGTGCGAGACGCGGATCTCCCCGGTCACGGCTGTACACGACGCCCACCGGGAGTTTTGGTTGGTCACCCAGCGGATTCGGGTGAAGTCGGCGCGCCCTTCCAGGACTTCGTTGTTCAACTGGCGGGCACGACGTTCCAAATCAGCATCGGAGAGTGAACTGGCATTCTTCGCGAGCTTCGCCTCAAGACGCTGCACAAGCTGCGCGACCTCGCGTTCCTCGTCCCGCGCAGGCATGCCCTCCGGCACGCGTACCTGAATCTTCTCCCCCACCAATTTGGCGCTGATCGTGCGCTTTCGCCTACCTGAACGAATTACCTCTACCTCTCGCGCCATGTCACGATATTCTATGGCACATGGGGGACAAACTAAAGCTATCTGACGCTGCCCGAATTGTGGTGAGACCAGGGCCAGCGATCCAATTCGGGGTGGACGCCACCACCTCCGGGGTCATCGATTCCATCGCCCCGCAGCACATCGGCCCGGTGGTGTCGGCGCTTTCTGCTTGCCGAACTGGGATCGCCGAGCATGCTTTACTCCTGAGGTTGCAGGAATCCGGACTCACCGAAGACGCCTCCCGCGCTCTCATCGCCGAGCTCACTGCCTACGGCATTTTGCGCACGCTCCCCCGCCAGCAGCCCTCCATTGCGCTTGTTGGGCGTGGCCCGCTCGCGGGCGCTATCTGCGAACTACTGCGCGGAAGCGACTGCATCGTACGCCGTCCGTTGCGTGGCGAGACCGACCATAAGTTCATCAAAGACCTGCAGCCGGAGATGCCGTTGGTGGCTGTCGACAGGCTCGCCCACGCCCGCGCCCTGGGTCCTGCGGTGCGCAATGGCAAGCGCGAATTTTTCGTTCCGGTGCAGCTTATCGACGGCCGTGGCCTTATCGGCCCCATCGCAACGCACTCTCTCGGACCTTGTCCACTATGCCTGCAATTGCACCGCACCGACGTTGATCCCCACTGGCCGCAGGTGCTGACTCAGATACCTGGTTCCTCGCCTTCCGGCGCCCCGGTGACAGTAGCGGCGACCGCAGCTCAGACCGCGGCCGTCGTCTTGTCATTCTTTGGGTTGGACGTTCCAGCTTTGGGCAATCCCGGTCGTTCCTGGTTACCCGGCCAAGTGGTGCAGGTGGATCCTTTCGGGCAGACGCAACGCTTTGAAGTTGGGCGGCATGACGGCTGCCCGTTATGTTTCGAAGCGCAGTACTTGGAGGAGGGACTGCCCGAAATTAGCTACCTTGACTGGTCCGATGCCTGAGATCTCCAGCAGCTCCGCCTCGTCTTGAGGTCGAGCTTCCGCCACTGCCATCAAGGTGGCGTCGGTGAAGACGATGTAGGCCGGAACCTGCATTTCCTTCGCGATGTCCAATCGCCATTCCCGAAGCCTGTCGAAAAGCGCGTCGTCGGCTGTGGATGGGCAGTCGTCGCATCGCCCCACCACCTTCTCCTGCGGCGAGGTCAGCGTCTTGCCACAGGATCGGCAGCGTTTTGGGCGCGCGCTGCGCGGTGGCACGTCAGCCGCTTCTATGACGATGCCGTCTAGGAAGCGGCTGCGTTTGCGCGACTGCCGGCCGCCTTCCTGTCTGGCCAGTGCCCACGAGCAGTGCAGATGCTCCCTAGCGCGGGTGATTCCCACGTAGAACAAGCGCCGTTCTTCCTCCACTTGCTCATCTCCTGCTTTGATGGCGAAGGAGATCGGCAAGGTGTTTTCCACCAGACCGGCCAGGAACACGGCATCCCACTCGAGGCCCTTGGCAGCATGCAAAGAAGCCAGCGTGACACCGTCCACAGTCGGCGGAGCCTTGGCCTCAGCGCGTTGTCGCAGTTGACCCAAGATATCTTGCAGGGTGGAATCTGGCGTGGCGGTGCCGAGCTCTTCGATCAACTCGATGAGGGCGGTGAGCATCTGCCAGCGCTCCCGGGCCTCCGCACCTTCGGGTTGTTCTTTCGTTAGTCCCATTGGGGCGAGGGCCGCGCGGGCAACCACTGCGACCTGAGGGCCTATCGCTTCTTCGGGCAGGTCAGTGCGCTGCGCTGCACGCACGAGTTGGGTGATTGCTTGCTTGATCTCATTGCGCTGGAAGAATCCTTCGCCGCCTCGCACTTGGTACACGATGCCTTCGTCGGCAAGCGCCTGTTCAAAGACCGCTGACTGGGCATTGATGCGGTAGAGCACGGCAATTTCCCTGGCGGGTGTGCCTTGTTCCATGAGCGTTTTTATGCGCTTGGCGATCTCCCGTGCCTCCGCGGGCTCATCAGGATAGGAGGTAAATGTCGGCTCGGGACCTGTCGGGCGCATACCGATCAGCTCAAGGCGCGTGCCGGCGACCCGACCTGTTGCCTTTCCGATCACGGTGTTTGCCAGCTTCGTTATCTCTGGAGTCGAACGGTAGTCTCGCTGCAGCCTAGCCACCGTGGCGTGCGGGTATGTGCGTGAAAAATCCAACAGAAAGTTCGGGGTCGCACCGGTGAAGGAGTAAATGGTCTGATTCGCATCACCCACCACAGTGAGGTCGTCTCGCTGCCCCAGCCAGGCTTGCAAGACACGCTGCTGAAGGGGGGTCACGTCCTGGTATTCGTCCACGACAAAGCTGCGATACTGCTCCCGAAACTCCTCAGCCACTGCCGGCGAATTTTCCAATGCACCCGCGGTGTGCAGCAGCAGATCATTGAAGTCGAGCATCATGCCCGAGTCGGTGTTCTTGCCAGCCTCGTATAGCGTGTACACCTCGGCTACCTTCTCGGCGGGAACTGGTGGGGTTCGATGCGCCTTATCGACGGCCTCGGCATACTGCTGCGGGGTGATGAGGCTCGCCTTTGCCCACTCGATTTCTCCCAGTAAGTCCCTAAGGTTTTCGGTGTTTGACTCCACTCCCACAGTTCTGGCTGCCCGCGCGACCAGTGGGAACTTGTTATCCAGCATGCGCCACGGCAGATTTCCTGCAATCTGTGGCCAAAAGTACTTCAGCTGCCGAAGCGCGGCGGAGTGAAACGTTCGAGCTTGGACGGCGCCGATACCCATGAGCCCTAGTCGATGACGCATTTCCGCTGCCGCGCGATTGGTGAATGTCACGGCTAGCACCCGGTTTTGGCTGACGAACCCTTGGTCGATCAGGTGCGCGATGCGATAAGTAATGGTGCGCGTTTTACCTGTTCCCGCGCCGGCGAGGATACAGACTGGCCCACGAGGCGCGGTGGCTGCCCGCCGTTGGTCCTCGTCCAATTCATTGAGGTCTATCATCTAGCGCTCCTTCCACCACTGATCAATCAGCTTTCTAGCGATGCTGCCCGGCGCTGCCAACGGCAAGCTGGCCAGGTCTTCTCTAGTCGCCCACAGGATTTCTGCAAGCTCACCGTCAGTCGCCTGTGATGCCTCTTCATCAGATGTCACGGCGCGGAATGCGATCATGAGCGAGCCTGACGACGGCCACGGCTGCGATCCCCAGTACTGGATTTCTTCGATTCGGCGCCCGGTTTCTTCCAGCACTTCTCGCGCCCACGCATCCTCCAGTGTCTCCCCTGGGCCGACATAGCCTGCGATGAGGGAGAAGTAGTCGGGTCGAAGCCGATTCTTTCCGAGCAGGATTTTGTCTTGGCCTGCTAGCTCGACGAGTCCGATGACTGCAGGATCAATGCGGGGGAAGAGCGGTCGAGCTCCATTGCTGTGGGCGCTGCCACCGCCGTGGCGCAAGGGCTTGCCTGTTGTGGGGTGATAACGAAATTCTTCCCTAAACCGGAGCTTGGCCACCGGTTCTGCCAAGTGTGGCGCGTTGAGATGGCTACGGATAGTTTCCCAGCGCACGCCTGCTTGAGCTGCCCAATAGTGCTGTTCGTCTATCGTGGCTCGCACGGCAACATACGGGAAACTTGGCTCGGTTGGAACGTGTGGGTCGAAGTCATCTGGTGCGTCTTTTAGTGGGACGTACATCAGTGCTTCTAGATAGCGCTCTTCCTCGACGGCCTCTAGCGGCAGCCAAACGGGCGTGCCGGAGGCATCGACGAGGATGCGGTAATCCGCAGTGACAAGCAGCAGGGTCATTTAGAACACGCGACGCACATAGAGCAAACGGTCGCCCGGCTCCACGATCTCCGCTTCCGGGGCATCGATTCGGTAAAGCTCACCAGAGCGCACGACACCCAGGACAATGTCTGCAAGGTGACGTGGGTTGGCGCCGACTTCGTCTTCCCCGACGAGTCGTTCGGCAATGGAGAATCCCTCATCCGGGGAGAGTAGGTCTTCCATCATTTCCACCACGGACGGTGTCACTGTCGCCAGCCCCAGCAAGCGGCCGGCGGTTTCGGAAGAAATGACCACGGAATCTGCACCGGACTGTTTTAGCAGGTGCATATTCTCCGACTCGCGCACACTGGCCACGATCATGGCGCTTGGCGCGATCTCACGCACCGACAAGGTGACCAGAACTGCAGTGTCGTCGAGGTTTGGGGCCACGACAACGGCCTTTGCTCGGGTGACACCTGCGAGCTTCAGCACGTCTGATTTTGTGGCCGACCCATGAACTGTAGCCAGGCCCTGATTTGAGGCAAGCTCGAGAGCAATGGGGTCAGAATCAATGACTACGATCTGGCTGGCCGGCGTGCCGTCGGCCAGCAGAGCTGCGACGGCGGAGCGGCCCTTGG
It encodes the following:
- a CDS encoding UPF0182 family protein — its product is MATSLRPPARRSSKGLSTILTVLTLIIVAAPLAVTYFTDWMWYGEVDYRGVFTTKLVTRIILFLIFFIFSAAIVWTAGFLAFRNRPDTLDSFDLDSPIHGYRKMVEASLRKLLVGLPILVGVLAGLAGQSTWRTVLLFLNREDFGVKDPEFGMDLGFYAFVLPMFRIITDTLSILLVIAFFIALVGHYLLGSIRAGAPGIKSYVSYAARTQLALTAGLWMLVKVAGYWLDRYDLMGNQHQTFHGASYTDLNAYLPAKIVLMVIALVVAAAFFSAVFLKDLRIPVLAAVLMLLSSLVIGVAWPLMMEQFSVKPNRAQKEAESISRNIEMTRYAYGLTDDKVKYETNWGTDGAGAEEVASDEATLSNIRLLDPEVLSKTFTQQQQLKNFYGFPETLSIDRYNVDGQLRDYVVAVRELDPNALAGNQQDWINRHTVYTHGNGFIGAPANQVDEVARDVGSTRGGYPLYSVSDLQTQERGGENDMGIKVEQPRVYYGPVISDVHPNVDYAIVGTSGNPVEYDADGVNFTYDGNGGVDVSNIFNRAMFALRYQEMNLVLSDRIGEGSKIVFERDPRTRVQKVAPWVTADSATYPAVIDGRIKWIVDGYTTLNNLPYSQRTSLTEATEDALNPDGTRQNLINEQTSYIRNSVKATVDAYDGTVELYEFDTQDPLLKAWKGVFPDTVKPKSAIPAELMNHLRYPQDMFKVQRELMAKYHVEDPGVFFTNDAFWSVPEDPTVSEKGRPLNQPPYYVVAADPETGKSSFQLITPFRGLSRQFLAAHMSVSSDPDNYGKITVRALPTDTQTQGPKQAQDTMMSSDQIARDRALWEQTNKLTNGNLLTLPVGGGKILYVEPIYSQRKDQESAFPKLLRVLVSYDGKVGYAPTIAEALSQVGIDPRAASDLDEAKDIEKPAEGAPAPAPDAPAPAPDAPVDQAAAVENLRKALDKLGEAKSKSHEEYGKALDELDKAVAEVQKGQ
- a CDS encoding PPA1309 family protein, which encodes MTQNAALNKAMLEAVDFIHAEGWDADPTLFALVGIEKLGLPEEEGPLALVVQDNIPGAIEDFLPTVAWPAEVEGVVLAQEIMFSDAGAPARPARLYSGVLRDGSELTLLQIRPTEEELAEPFAEDKIDLRGGPGVAPEVIQALRYTLEAPTEDF
- a CDS encoding YlbL family protein, which produces MNRRSRTVIWGAIPVVAFSYLISAPTVPFTDIPLTVPYAAEGPGPTYNTLADYEGKNIVDISGTEVDRTDGNLNMTTVSVRTQMTLAQAMSRWLLSDDTLVPIESIFPPDMSEEEITEQNQLAFTDSESSATLAAYSYLGRPTVVEVVEIMPEAPAKDLVTVGDQIVSIDDASVHSPTQLREMIAGKNPGDKVKIGFSGGGQHEVTLGENPHTGKGFLGITMTSVPADNTKIEYNLEDIGGPSAGLMFSLAVVDKLSPGSLTGGKFIAGTGTIDEAGAVGPIGGITHKVRAAKDAGAQVFLTPAANCAEAASAKVEGITLLKVGTLDEAVRQLDAYNTGGAPTTCGN
- a CDS encoding zinc-dependent metalloprotease, producing the protein MSDNNNFFFGGNFGGPGGNFGDFFNQLGKMFGGGFEAGGSSEPVNYELAERIAKQQIGKVTPVGPQETSAVTDTVRLADMWLDDATVLPSSEGTVSAWNAEQWLEATLPTWKRFVTPVAQRMNEAQLEQLPEEAREMVGPMMQIMNSMSGMNFGMQLGHSLGDLASQALTGSDFGLPVVPSGTIAIMPQHVKAIAKDLEVTELDILMYVCAREAARQRLFKHVPWLVERLVSSVEEYAAGLVIDTSHIEEATRELGLESGDPEKIQEAMQRLQNLDLSPKITSRNAGATSRLETMLALVEGWVELVVTQAMGERVPSTSALNEAWRRRRATGGSAEKAFSRVVGIEFSAPKVAEAMELWRRVEIAVGMQRRDAIWDHPDFLPVAEDLDNSAAFIDALLDQGGNDEFDPIAEINALEEMLKNEAEKKDDEGKED
- a CDS encoding M48 metallopeptidase family protein codes for the protein MAREVEVIRSGRRKRTISAKLVGEKIQVRVPEGMPARDEEREVAQLVQRLEAKLAKNASSLSDADLERRARQLNNEVLEGRADFTRIRWVTNQNSRWASCTAVTGEIRVSHRLQDVPSYVLDAVIVHELVHTFIRSGHSAEFWEWADRAPLAERAKGYLEAYARQF
- a CDS encoding ATP-dependent DNA helicase UvrD2, with amino-acid sequence MIDLNELDEDQRRAATAPRGPVCILAGAGTGKTRTITYRIAHLIDQGFVSQNRVLAVTFTNRAAAEMRHRLGLMGIGAVQARTFHSAALRQLKYFWPQIAGNLPWRMLDNKFPLVARAARTVGVESNTENLRDLLGEIEWAKASLITPQQYAEAVDKAHRTPPVPAEKVAEVYTLYEAGKNTDSGMMLDFNDLLLHTAGALENSPAVAEEFREQYRSFVVDEYQDVTPLQQRVLQAWLGQRDDLTVVGDANQTIYSFTGATPNFLLDFSRTYPHATVARLQRDYRSTPEITKLANTVIGKATGRVAGTRLELIGMRPTGPEPTFTSYPDEPAEAREIAKRIKTLMEQGTPAREIAVLYRINAQSAVFEQALADEGIVYQVRGGEGFFQRNEIKQAITQLVRAAQRTDLPEEAIGPQVAVVARAALAPMGLTKEQPEGAEARERWQMLTALIELIEELGTATPDSTLQDILGQLRQRAEAKAPPTVDGVTLASLHAAKGLEWDAVFLAGLVENTLPISFAIKAGDEQVEEERRLFYVGITRAREHLHCSWALARQEGGRQSRKRSRFLDGIVIEAADVPPRSARPKRCRSCGKTLTSPQEKVVGRCDDCPSTADDALFDRLREWRLDIAKEMQVPAYIVFTDATLMAVAEARPQDEAELLEISGIGPVKVANFGQSLLQVLRFET
- a CDS encoding NAD(+) diphosphatase; the encoded protein is MTLLLVTADYRILVDASGTPVWLPLEAVEEERYLEALMYVPLKDAPDDFDPHVPTEPSFPYVAVRATIDEQHYWAAQAGVRWETIRSHLNAPHLAEPVAKLRFREEFRYHPTTGKPLRHGGGSAHSNGARPLFPRIDPAVIGLVELAGQDKILLGKNRLRPDYFSLIAGYVGPGETLEDAWAREVLEETGRRIEEIQYWGSQPWPSSGSLMIAFRAVTSDEEASQATDGELAEILWATREDLASLPLAAPGSIARKLIDQWWKER
- a CDS encoding potassium channel family protein; the encoded protein is MRNRIGDRFRGDMELSDLPDHALTNIVNIPGSRYASPWALIIRRFIYATILLALVAVLAYLDEGGYTEHLTFIDAVYYSAVSMSTTGYGDITPVTQHARLMNIIIITPLRIAFLILLVGTTLSVLTEESRRALQIQRWRKRLRNHTVVIGFGTKGRSAVAALLADGTPASQIVVIDSDPIALELASNQGLATVHGSATKSDVLKLAGVTRAKAVVVAPNLDDTAVLVTLSVREIAPSAMIVASVRESENMHLLKQSGADSVVISSETAGRLLGLATVTPSVVEMMEDLLSPDEGFSIAERLVGEDEVGANPRHLADIVLGVVRSGELYRIDAPEAEIVEPGDRLLYVRRVF